The following proteins come from a genomic window of Nautilia profundicola AmH:
- a CDS encoding ABC transporter ATP-binding protein gives MIKINIKKMLHGSSGEMELACDFEIEKNDFLAISGPSGSGKTTLLRIIAGLEECEGEIAVESEVWQNKKIKLPPQKREVGFVFQDFALFPNMSVIENLLYVKKDKEFAFELLKMAGLEELAVRYPNTLSGGQKQRVALCRALMRKPKILLMDEPFSALDPVMREKLQNDIAEFHTRFDLTTIMVSHSPSEIYRLANKMIVLNNGKVEKFSSPKELLLKTSGSAKFAFEGKIIDIVGVDVINIAIISIANQIVEVVISKKEAEELKIGDKVVVSSKAYNPLIRKI, from the coding sequence ATGATTAAAATAAACATAAAAAAAATGCTCCACGGAAGCAGCGGAGAGATGGAGCTTGCTTGTGATTTTGAAATTGAAAAAAATGATTTTTTGGCTATTTCAGGTCCAAGCGGAAGCGGAAAAACAACTCTTCTCAGAATTATTGCCGGACTTGAAGAGTGTGAAGGGGAGATTGCTGTAGAAAGTGAGGTGTGGCAGAATAAAAAAATAAAACTTCCTCCGCAAAAAAGGGAAGTGGGGTTTGTTTTTCAGGATTTTGCCCTGTTTCCCAATATGAGTGTAATTGAAAATCTTTTGTATGTAAAAAAGGATAAAGAATTTGCCTTTGAACTTTTGAAAATGGCAGGGCTTGAAGAACTTGCAGTTAGATATCCGAATACATTAAGCGGAGGACAGAAACAAAGGGTTGCGCTTTGCAGGGCTTTAATGAGAAAGCCTAAAATTTTGCTTATGGATGAGCCTTTTTCCGCACTTGATCCGGTAATGCGTGAAAAACTTCAAAACGACATAGCCGAATTTCATACCAGATTCGATTTGACCACTATAATGGTGTCTCATTCCCCGAGTGAAATATACAGGCTTGCAAATAAAATGATTGTGTTAAACAACGGAAAAGTGGAAAAATTCTCCTCGCCTAAAGAACTGTTGTTAAAAACAAGCGGATCCGCAAAATTCGCTTTTGAAGGCAAAATTATAGATATAGTGGGGGTTGATGTGATAAATATTGCGATTATTTCAATTGCCAATCAGATTGTTGAGGTTGTAATTTCCAAAAAAGAGGCGGAAGAATTAAAAATAGGCGATAAAGTCGTAGTATCAAGTAAAGCTTACAACCCTTTAATAAGAAAAATATAA